CTGCAAAGATGCAGACATCATCATCGTGGCCGCCGGCGCCTCCATCGTGCCAGACCCCAACGATCCCGAGCGCCTACCCGATCGCTCCGAACTGGCAGGGCTCAGCGGCGTGGTGGTGCGCGATGTGATGAGCAATATCGTCCAACACACCAAGGATGCGGTGATTATCTTCATCACCAACCCACTGGATGCCGTGGTGCATGTGGCCGTGACCGAATTCGACTACCCCACCCACAAGATCTTCGGCACCGGCACCATGCTCGATTCCGCGCGCCTGCGCTACGCCATCGGCCAAGAGCTCGGTATCGACCCCAAATCCGTTACCGGCTACATGATCGGCGAGCACGGCTCCACCGCCCTGCCAGCCCTTTCACAAGTCAATGTCTTTGGCCTTGGCTGGGAAGAACTCGGCCAATGGCGCGGCAGCGCGCTGCCAAGCGCACCAGAAATGCAAGAACGCGTGATCCGCTCCGCCTACGACGTGCTGCTGAACAAAGGCTGGACCAACGCCGGTGTGGCACGCTCTGCTAACGCACTGGCCAAGTGCCTGCTCATCGGCGAACGCTCCGTGCACCCCATCTGCACGCTGATCACTGACGGCATCTACGACTTGCCCGAAGTCTCACTGTCCCTGCCCACCTTCATCGAACCCGAGGGTTGGGCAAAACGCCTCCAACCCCAGCTCAACGACTGGGAAATTGAGCAACTGCATCACTCGGCCAAGTTCATCCTCGACACCGTGGAGAACACCAAGCAGTAGCAGGCCGGGGGCAGTTCCGCGGATCGTGCAACAACCTGCTAAAACTCCTCAATCATGATCTTGCCCATGCCCATGAGCTTTTCATAGGCATTGGGCTTGGTCATGAGTTCGCCCATGTTGTCTGGCACGATCTCCCAGCTCACGCCGAATTCGTCGCGAAGCCAACCGCAACGCTCGGCCTCCGGCACGGCGCTGAGGCCATCGAAGTAGTGGTCAATTTCTTCCTGGCCGTGGGCATTGACCAGCAGCGCCACGCCGCCATCGAAGCTAAACGGTTGCTTGACCGCGGAGTCCATGGCACCGATGGTTTCACCGAGCAGCTCGAAGGTGGCAAACACCACCGACTCGGGCTCAATCACCCCGTTAGCATCCTGGCCAATCTCACCGTAGGTCACCTTTTGGTTCACGCGGCCGCTAAAAAGCTTGGTATAACGCTCGATGGCCTCCCCGGCGCGATTCTGGGCCTCGCCGCAGAACATGAGGCTGGGGTACATGGCGGGGAGGTCGGTGGGTTCGGTGTGGCTGAACAACTGCCAGCTCACACCAAACTTGTCCTGCACCCAGGCGTAATGCTCATTGAAGTCATAAGAGCCCAAGGGCATGAGGGCAAAGCCACCATCTGTGAGGTGCTCATAGAGCTTGGCGGTGGCCTCGACGCTGGGGTTGCTCACCATCAAAGAGATCGAGGGGTTGGGGGTGAAGGTGTCATCAGCGTTGATGAGCATGATGTGAAAGCCGCGCAGGGAAAGCTCGATCAATAGCGTTTGCCCGGCCATGGGCTGCTGGAAATCCAGCAGGCCTTCCTCGGGGTAACGCTGGTGCTCAACAACGTGGGCATCTTCGAAGGCGGCCAAGTAGAACTCGGCCATTTCATCGGCATTGCCGTTACACCAAATATTCGGGACGATTTTTTGCATGCCCCGAGGCTACCTGGCACTACTAGGCAGGCTTGATGGCAGAGTGCATGGCCACGATGCCGAAGGTGAGGTTTTGCCAGCCGCAATCCGACCAACCATTGGCGTTGATCTCACGCGCCAAGGCCTCTTGTTCCGGCCAAGCGCGGATGGAATCGGCTAAGTACTCATAGGCATCGGGGTTGGAAGATACGAGGCGAGCCACCGGCGGTAAGAGGCGCATCAGGTATTCCTTGTACACGGTGCCAAATACCGGCACCACGGGCTTGGAAAACTCCGCCACCGTCAGCCTGCCACCGGGTTTGGTCACGCGCGCCATTTCGCGCAGCCCGGCGCGGAAATCGTGGATATTGCGCAGGCCGTAGGAGATTGTGACCGCGTCGAAGGTGTTATCGGCAAAGGGCAGTTGCATGCCATCGCCGCAGACCTTGGGCACGTCGCGTTCGGCACCTGCTGCGAGCATGCCCTGGGAGAAGTCGCAGGCAATCACGGTGGCGCCGGACTTGGCTAGCTCCTCGGTAGATACTGCGGTGCCGGCGGCAAGGTCGAGTACGAGCTCGCCGGGGCGCAGGTCTAGGCGCTCGCGGGTGCGTTTGCGCCAGTGCCGATCCTGACCAAAGCTCAAGATGGTGTTGGTGAGGTCGTATTTTTTGCCCACCGCGTCAAACATTTTTGCCACGTCGCTGGGTTGTTTATCCAAAGATGCCTTAGCCACGCTGTGTAAGTGTAGTCAACGCCGCTTCTGCCTTTGGGCGCTAAGCCACAAAACAGGCACGCACCTGGGCGTAGTGCTCAAATAATGCTTCGCACACGGCGTCCCAGGTTCGCGGCTCTACCTTCGCCCTGGCTGCTTTGCTCATCGCGTCGTGTTGCTTAGCTAGTCGACGCACCGCGTCAGGCAATTCCTGCTCAAATGATGCAACAGGCAGCAGTTCCCCAACGCTTGGGTCGATGAGGTCAATCGGGCCACCGGCGCGCGGGGCGATGGTTGGTACACCGCTGGCGTGAGCTTCTTGAATGGTTTGGCAGAAGGTTTCAAATTCCCCGGTGTGCACGAAGATATCCAGGTTCGCCATCTCCTCGGCGAGCTCTTCGCCATACCGTGCACCGAGGAACTCAGCATTGGGCATCGCTCTTTGCAGCGCGCCGCGTTCTGGCCCATCACCGATGATCACCAGCTCAAAGGCTGGGTCTTGATCCAGGCAGGCCAGGCGGTGCACGCTTTTTTCTGCGGCGAGCCTGCCCACGTAGCCCACCCTGATTGGTTGGTCTTGTGACTTCTGGCGGCGGCGCTTCTTGGGGTGAAAAAGCGCTACGTCTACTCCCCTGCCCCAGCGCTGAATATCGTGCACACCTGCGCGGCGCAGTTCCTGCTCGGCCACGCTACTGGGGGCCAGTGTGAGGCTGCAGGCATTGTGCAAGGTGGCAATCCAGCGCCAGGAGGCTTGGTAGAGCCAGCTCAGGCGATAGCGAAGTGAAAAGCCTGCAATATCTGTTTGAAATACCGCCACGCAGGGAACATCGAGGTGCTTTGCAGCCCAAGCACCGGCGCCGCCAAGCACGAAGGGGCTTGCCAGGTGCACGACGTCTGGTTGGAATTCACGTAAGGCAGAAAGCACCTTCGGGCTCGGGGCTCCTACCGGCAGGGAGTTAATTCTTGGTACTCGGATCTGCGGTACTCGAATGACCGGTGTGGTGCCTACGTTGCTGATGTCTTGGGCGCTACCCGGCGCGATCACGATGCATTCGTGCCCGTGGCGCGAGGCATAGTCGAGGATGCGCAACACGGAGTTGCTTACTCCATTGACGTAGGGCAAAAAGGACTCGGCGATGATCGCCACGCGCATACGCTTACCTCACGGTGGTGCGAATAGTGGGGGCCTTGGCGGCTTGCGTAGCAGGCCACCTGCTCACCAGCCACCATAACCCGGCGGCTATGGCACTCGCGACCGCTAGCGTGCTCAAGGCGGGAATCAGCGAAAGCGTCCACTTTCTTCCCTCAACCTTGGCTAAGTCGTAGTTGTCTTTCGCGTAGGTCACCCACACTCGCTGGCCTTCGCCTAAGTCGCTGGGATAGAGCAACCCCGTTTTCGGCGAATGTAAGCGCCCATCATCGCCTTGGTATTCCACCGATGTGCGCAAAGTTCCCACATCAACCACCGTGGCCAGGGCACGCCCGGGGTTGTTATTGATGGTGCGGTCATTTAATGCAGGCCCAATCACCATGGCGGCACAACCGAGCACAGCAAAGATGTACAACACCAGCACTAATTGGTGAGCGCGGCGTCGAATAGCTGGGGTGATGCCTGGTCGGTGCAGCGGGCTCACATGCTCACCCGAGCCTGAAGGCTTGCATGGATATCGCGGCGAGTAGCGCGGGTGGTTTTGGCCTCGATCACCCGGAAACCGCCGTACTCAGTGCTATCAATCAATGCCACGATGAGATCCTGCAGCGAATCCACCTGCTGATACTCCACCTCATAGCCCTGGCACAGCGCCTCAAGGTCGGCGTGATGGGGAGTGCCAAAGGCACGCTCGAAGCGCTCCCGATACTGCGGGGCGCCAACCTCTAAGGTCTCGAAAATGCCGCAGCCATCATCATTTGCCACCACGATGGTGAGGTTTTCTGGGCGGGGTTGCTCACCGATAAGCAGGCCGCCAATGTCGTGCAAGAAGGTCACATCACCCATCAACGCCACCGTGCGCGGCGGACGAAGCTCCGTCGGGTGTGCCTGCTGTAAGGCAAGGGCAATGCCGATGGCTTGCGAAACGCTGCCATCAATGCCTGCAGCACCGCGGGCGGCGAAGGTATCCACACCCGCGAAAGGCAGGCCCACAAATGCAGCATCGCGCACCGGATTAGAGGAGCCGAGAAACAGCGTGTCTCCGGTGCCGAGGGTATCTGCTACCGCTGCTGCTACATGCAATCCGCTCAAGCCGTGATCTTCGGCCAAAGTATCGCGCACCGCTTCTGCCCCAAGCTCTGCAGCGGCCTGGGCAATATTGAGCCATTCTTTGCTTGGCGCACCGCTAGCTTTCACCCGGGAGCCCACGGCCTTGGCCCGCTGGGCTGGATCGGTGATGGTGTTGCTTCGGCTCAGCACATACAGATCAATGGCGGGATCAGATAGCAGCGCCATCACCTCGCGGTGCAAGGTGGGATGGCCTACCACAATGATCTGCTCAGGCTTGGTGTTTACTACATAGCCTTCTGCGGAAACCTGCTGCTTGCTAAACACCCCGGCAGCCAGCGGATGCACCGGGTGAAAAGGCGCGGGCGCGCTGGGTTCTGCGATGGTGGGGACATCTTCTAAGCCTGCCACCTCCCAGGCCTCATCTCCTGCGATAACCAAGGTTGGCTTTCTAAGATCAATGGCTACTTCGCCGTGATCTTTAAAAAGGCTCTGGTTGCTTCCGCGCTGGGGCTGCTCTGCCTGCGAAGGTGCTTCGAGCAGCGAATCTTCCACCAGTGGGGTATCGCATTGCACGTTGAGGTGTACCGCGTGCGCTGTAAATGCTTGGTCGAGCTGCTCTAAGTGGGCAGCTTCGGAGATATTCACCGTGGGTGCGACATTAAAGATGCCGTCTTGCACGATGGTTTGATTCGCGCCGGTTCCTTGCAAACGCGCCGGACGATCAGCAGAGATCATCACCAAAGGCGTATGGGAGTAGGCGGCCTCCACCATCGCCGGGGCGCAATTAGCCACCGCAGTACCCGAAGTGGTGATGATGGCAACGTGGCGGCCTTGCACCCGTGCCATACCTAAAGCCAAGAAAGCGGCGGAGCGTTCATCAATCCGGGTATGCACGCGAAGATCATTGCGCGCTAATACCGCAAGTGAAAGCGCGGAGTTCCGCGAACCAGGGCAAATCACTACGTCGCTAACAAAGCGGGCGAGTTCGGCGGCAAAAAGGCGTGCAAGCTCTGGCGAGGAGGTCATGGTTTAGCAGTCTAGTGCCTCATCTGGCAGGTACTCCCATGCCTGCGCCAAACGCTTCAACCAGGCATCTTTGCGCGCCCCACTAGCTTGAAGTGCTTCTAAGCGCTCTGGCTCAGGTGCCAACATTTCGGCTTTGAGCCGGCCATCGACCAATTCGCGGCTGGCGGTGACATCTTCAAGGAATAGCCGCTGGGTGCCAAGGCCCGCGGCCGCAGGTGGCACATCGAATTCCTCATCATCGCTATGCCGCGGCAAGGCGGCCACTGCCGCAAGGCCGGCGTTGATGCCCACGCCGGTATCAAGTGCACTGGCAACGGTGATATCGAGGCCTTGGGCGCGCATAAACTTCGCTACCTCCAACACCTTGCGCACTCCGCCGATCGGCGCAGGCTTTACCACGGCCACATCAGCGGCTTTGGCGCGCGCCACCTCGTAGGGATCTTCTGCTCTTCGGATTGATTCATCGGCCGCGACTCTGAGAAAGATGCCACTGCGGACCAGACGATCGCGCAGTTGGGCAAGTTCGGCCACCGTGGCACAGGGCTGTTCCATATAGTCCAAAGGGCCAAGCTGCTTGGCGGCCTCTAAGGCCTCATCCACGCTCCAGCCACGATTGGCATCCACACGAATCTTGGCCAAAGGCCACAGATCACGCACCGCCTGCACGCGGGCTACGTCTTGGGCAAGGCTTTGCCCAGGCTCTGCCACTTTCACTTTCACGGTGCTACAGCCCTCAAAGCGCTCAAGGATTCCTGCCACATCTTCGGGTTGTACCGCTGGCACCGTGGCGTTGATATCGACCCACTCGCGCAGCAAAGGCGGTGGCCCCTGATAGGCCATTTCCAAGCCGCTGGCTAACCAGTGGGCGGCCTCGGGTGCCGCATAATCTTCAAATGGGCAGAATTCGCCCCAACCGGCAGGCCCTTGGATCAGCAGCGCCTCGCGGGTTTGGATCCCGCGAAACTGCACTCGCATCGGCAGTGCTACGACATAGCTGCGTTCGAGGACGTCTTCTAAAGCAATCGCCATACTTGCAGAGTCTAAACACCACCTGGGTCTCCCCACATGCGCGCCCTCAGGCTCCGCCGCCGCGCAGCCCCCATCACCGCGCAGGCTCGCGGCAATGCCTTGCGCCATCGCCAGGATTGAAGCGACTACATTTGCTAGGTATGAGCGAAGCCACCCAAAACTCCAAGCAATACTCCACGGATAATCCCTTTGATCCCACGCAGTGGAAACTGGTGGAAGGTTTTGAGGATTTCAGCGACATCACCTACCACCGCCATGTGGGTGAGGGGCGCGAGAACGGCATTGTGCGCATCGCTTTTGATCGCCCCGAGGTGCGCAACGCCTTTCGCCCTCACACGGTAGATGAGCTCTACCGGGCGCTTGATCATGCTCGCCGCACCCCCGATGTGGGCGCGGTGCTCCTCACCGGCAATGGCCCGAGCGAAAAAGATGGTGGCTGGGCCTTTTGTTCCGGTGGCGACCAGCGCATTCGTGGCCGCTCGGGTTATCGCTACGCCGAGGGCGAAACAGCCGATACCGTCGATACGGCCCGCGAGCAGGCCGAGGGTGGGCGCCTGCACATTCTCGAGGTGCAGCGTTTGATTCGCACCATGCCCAAGGTGGTCATCGCTGTGGTCAATGGTTGGGCTGCAGGTGGCGGGCACTCGCTGCATGTGGTGTGCGACATGACCATCGCTTCACGCCAAGAGGCACGTTTTAAGCAAACGGACGCCGATGTTGGTTCCTTCGACGCCGGCTATGGTTCGGCCTACTTGGCCAAGATGGTGGGGCAGAAATTTGCCCGCGAGATCTTCTTCCTTGGCCGCACCTATGATGCAGAGACGATGCAGCGCATGGGTGCGGTGAATATCGTTGCCGATCACGGCGAGCTGGAGCAGGAGGCCATTCAGGCTGCCCGCGAGATTTGCGGCAAGTCCCCCACGGCCCAGCGCATGCTGAAGTTTGCCTTCAACCTCACCGATGATGGGCTGATGGGCCAGCAGGTATTCGCCGGTGAGGCCACCCGCCTTGCCTATATGACGGATGAGGCCGTGGAAGGCCGCGATAGTTTCTTAGAAAAGCGCGACCCCGATTGGTCCGCATTCCCCTACTACTACTAGTTTGCGAGCCCCTGCCACCGCGATGCATACCCTGGAAACATTCCCTATCCACCGTCTGCTGTTCCCTGAATCGGGATTGGGCTTTGCCCAGGCACATGCCACAGAGGAAGTGCTTGGGGCTTTAGAGTCTGCCATTGCAGGCCAGCGCACCCTCTTGCCGGTTTCTGAAGAAAACGAGGCGGTGTTGCGTGCTTCGCAGCGCGCCGGGCACGATATCGATCCTTCCGTTGCCTTGGTGGTGGCCACCTCGGGTTCTACGGGAACTCCCAAGGGGGCGATGCTCAGCCCCGCCAATGTGATCAGTTCTGCCGATGCCACCCACCAGTATCTCGGCGGTGAGGGGCAGTGGCTGTTGGCGATGCCCCCGAATCATATTGCTGGCCTGCAGGTGTTGATCCGTTCGATGGTTGCAGGCTTTACCCCGGCGGTGCTCAATGTGGCTCAGGGCTTCCAGGTGCATGCCTTTGCCGAGGCCGCGGGCAATTTGGAGGGCAGGCGCTATACCTCGCTTACTCCCCTGCAGTTGCTCAAGGCCATGGATAGTTTGGAGGGCATCGATGCGCTTCGTAGCTTTGATGCCATTCTTGTTGGTGGCGCGCCTTTGCTTGTCGACGACCAACGTGCCGCATCGGAACTGGGCATCACGTTGATTAGCACCTACGGTTCTTCTGAAACCTCCGGTGGCTGTGTGTATAACGGCAAGCCTATTCCTGGGGCGAAGGTGCGCTTGCGCGGCGAGCGCATTATCCTCGGCGGGCCGATGGTGGCTAGAGGGTATAGGAATATGCCAGACCATGAGGCCTTTGCTGAGCCTGGTTGGTTTGCCAGCAGTGATACTGGTGTGGTGGAAGATGGTGTCTTGCGCATTACTGGGCGCATGGACACGATCATTGATTCTGGGGGGTTAAAGATTCACCCGGAAGTCCTTGAGCATCGCCTGGCCAATGTGCCCGGCGTGCGGGCGGTGTGCGTGGTGGGCATTCCTGATCGGCGTCTTGGTCAGGCCATCGTCTGTGCTTTTGAGGGCGATGCCAGCCCAGAGGATCTGATTGAGGCTCTTGATGATCTCCCCCGCTGGCAGCTTCCCAAACGAATGCTCAAGCTGGATGCTTTGCCGCTTATTGGGGTAGGCAAGGTGGATCGGCAGGCCATCGCGGCTTTGTTTAACAGCGACAAGACCAGGCAATAGCTACCCGTTCTGCCGCGTAGGCGGGCGTGCGTGGAACAATATCGCCTATGAGTTCTTCTAAGCCACACACCGCCACCCCCGCCGATTGGCTCGAGGGGGCGCGGCCTCATACCTGGGCAAATGCCTTCGCACCAGTGCTAGCAGGTTCCGGCGCTGCGGCGTATGCCGGCCAGTTCCACCTTGGTCGCGCATTGCTGGCCGCCATCGTGGCGTGGGCGCTGATCGTGGGCGTGAATTATGCCAATGACTACTCCGATGGCATTCGTGGCACCGATGATGATCGCTCTGGTCCTCTGCGCCTGACAGGCTCTGGCATTGCCAAGCCCGAGCACGTGAAGTTCGCCGCCTTCGGCGCTTTTGGCCTGGCAGGCATCGCCGGCATCTGGCTTTCTTTGCTTTCTGCCCCTTGGTTGATCCTGCTGGGCATCCTCTGCGTTGCAGGCGCGTGGTTTTATACCGGCGGCAAGAACCCTTATGGCTATCGGGGTTTTGGAGAGATCGCCGTGTTTGTGTTCTTTGGGCTGGTAGCTGTGCTCGGCACCGAATACACCCAATCCGGGGCTATTTCCTGGGTGGGTCTTGGCTTGGCGGTAGCCGTTGGGGCGATGTCGAGTGCCGTGAACCTCACCAATAACTTGCGCGATATCCCCACCGACCGAGAGGCCGGGAAGATCACCCTAGCGGTCAAGCTTGGCGACGCCGCGACCAGGAAACTCTACCTGGGGTTAATGGCAACCCCCTTTGTAATCTCGCTGCTTCTGGCTGCCACCGCGCCTTGGGCCGCAGCAGGTGTGCTTGCCTTGCCTTTTGCCCTGGCTGCTGCTCAGCCGATTCGATCGCAGCAACAGGGCAAGGCACTTATCCCGGTGCTTGGGCTCAGTGGCAGGGCGATGCTGGTGTGGTCGATTGCCACGAGCGTGGCCTTGGCGCTGATTTAGCGCTTGGAAAGTTCTTCGCGCAGCCAAGCCTTGTGCGCTTTGCGCTGTGCGTCCCATCCGGCCACGGCTTGGGTGGCTCGCAGCCTCATGCCTTTGAATACGAACATGGAAAGTGGCATGGCAACGATGAGTGCGAGTGTGGCCGAGATGAGCAGCGGCACGGGCGCGCCGATGGCTACGGCTAGAAGCTGGATTAGGGCGGTAAGGCCAATAAATAGCGCGAGCCTTGCGAGGCCGTAGACGATTACCGCACGGCGCGCCTCGCGCTTGAGCTGCGGATCAGGGGCTTGGGGTGCTTGCTCATTCACAACCTCGTAGCCTACTCAACCCTGCTGGCGCAAAGGTAGTCTGGTACGAAAACTGAGTGGCGGTTGTGGATCAAGACTTGAAGTTAGGAGCGAACTCTTGGGACGTCTCATTTTGATCATTTTGCTCATTGCCGCGATCTGGATTGCGTGGCGGGCATTTGGGCCTTCCTCTTGGAAGAAGAACACTGTGGAGCCTGAGGCCATTAAAGGCCCTGATGATGATCCTGAGTTCTTGTGGAAGCTGGAAAAGGAACGCTTTAAGCAGCAGCGTGAGCAGGAGCGATTAGAAAAGGAGCGCCGGCAGCGCGGCGAGGGCGAAGATAAACAAAAGAATGATGAAGGATAATCATTTACTTAGCCTAGCCTTGCCTCTATAGTTGGAGGCATGACGCTCGACCGCGCATCGCAAATTTTCAAGGCGCTTGGCGACCCTACGCGCCTACAACTTCTTCAGCTCGTGGCCGAGCAAGAATCAATCTGTGGAGTAGACCTCGCAGAGCATTTGGCCATCACCGCACCCACGGTGACGCACCACATGCAAAAACTCGCCGAGGTCAACCTGGTGCAACGCCACCGCCAAGGCAAGTGGACGAGGTATCAGGTCAATCCCGGCGAGTATCAGCGCATTGCAGCGCTGATTGACCAGCTCTAGTTCAGCCCCGCATAAGAGTGCAGGCCCGAGGTAACCAGGTTAATAAAGAAGAGGTTGAAGGTCATCGCAGCTAGGGCCAGGATATTAATCCAGGCCGCCTTGGTGTTTTGCCAACCCGAGGTTGCACGGGCGTGAAGATACGCCGCATACAAAAACCAGGTGATGAACGAGAACGTCTCTTTAGGATCCCAGTTCCAGGGACGTCCCCAGGCGCTTTCTGCCCAAATGGCACCCAAGATAATGCCCAGGCCAAACACGGGCACGGTAATAATCGCCGTGCGATACGCCACCAGATCTAGGCGCTTTGCGCTGGGCAAGGGTCGGGCGAGTTTGCCAAAGAAGCCCTTTTCTTTGCCCTCGGGCTGCCAGCGACGCAGCAGATATGCCAGCGAGGCAATACCTGAGATCAAACCGATGGATGCACCAGAAGAGACGATGGAGACGTGGATGGGCAGCCACACCGATTGCAGGGCAGGCACCACCGGGGCTGCATCCGCATAGAGGTTCTTGCCACCGAGGAACAGCAGCGAGAGCACCGGCACGAGCACCCAAGGCCACAGGGGCTTAAACTCTCTGCGCTGCATGAACACCGCCGCTGCCACCATGGCAAACAGGGTGATCATGGCGATGTATTCATAGAGGTTGCCAAAGGGGAAGCGGTGGGTGGCAAAGCCACGGGTCACCACAGAGACGATGTGCACCAAAATGCCCAACCACACCAGTGTTTGGGTCATGCCAATGAACTTGGTGGCACCTTCTGGTTTTTCGCCAGCGGCCTTCACGTAGAAGATCACCGAGAGCACTAGCGCCAAGAGGTAGATCACGAACGCTGTACCAAACGCCATGTCTGACAGCGAAGCGAGACTCGAATTGATTGGCATGTCACCTCATCCTTCGGGATTGCATCTCAGTATCGAACACACTACTCGTGCTCGACTAAAAGTTGAAATATGGCCTAGCCCCAGCCAAACGCCAAGGCCGGTGGCTAATCATCATCTTCGGGTTCCGGCAATCCCAGAAGGTGCCGGTGGATCTTCTGATATTCCTCACCCCAACCTGCACGGTCGGTGCGAGAAAGCCCGGCCGTTTCAATGCGGGTGGTGTGCTCGCCCTCTGGGTACAGGCGCACCCAGATCCTGCGGCGCTTGATCATGAGAGAACCAACCAAGGCGGTCAAGGAGATCAAGGAGAAGGCCAGCATCCACACTTGGGTGGGGTTGTAGCTGACTTGGTAGTTCGCAAACTCTTTTGCCCCGTCGAAGGTGATCTTCGTGCCGTCGTCAAGCGTGATGGATTCACCCACGCCAAGGTTCACGCGCTCAAGCTTTTGCAAGGCACCAGAATGCACCAGTGATTGATCAAGCGAGAAGATGCTCTGGCCACGGCCAGTATCGAGGCCGTTATCGCCGCGATACACATCGATGGCCACGGCCGGATCAGTCATGGCCGGATAGGAGGAGGTGAGCAGATTCTTGTTCTCGCCTTCCCACTGCGCGGTTGGGGCAAACAGCCCCTCGATGGCGATTTGGTGCTGGCGTCGCTCATAGAGATCCGGGTACATCCCCGCCGGCGGATCAAAGCGCATCACGCCGGAAGAAAGGAAGAAGGTGGGATCCTGCGGCTGCCACTGCACCGTCTGACTG
This window of the Corynebacterium pseudopelargi genome carries:
- the ccsB gene encoding c-type cytochrome biogenesis protein CcsB; the encoded protein is MPINSSLASLSDMAFGTAFVIYLLALVLSVIFYVKAAGEKPEGATKFIGMTQTLVWLGILVHIVSVVTRGFATHRFPFGNLYEYIAMITLFAMVAAAVFMQRREFKPLWPWVLVPVLSLLFLGGKNLYADAAPVVPALQSVWLPIHVSIVSSGASIGLISGIASLAYLLRRWQPEGKEKGFFGKLARPLPSAKRLDLVAYRTAIITVPVFGLGIILGAIWAESAWGRPWNWDPKETFSFITWFLYAAYLHARATSGWQNTKAAWINILALAAMTFNLFFINLVTSGLHSYAGLN
- a CDS encoding ArsR/SmtB family transcription factor; its protein translation is MTLDRASQIFKALGDPTRLQLLQLVAEQESICGVDLAEHLAITAPTVTHHMQKLAEVNLVQRHRQGKWTRYQVNPGEYQRIAALIDQL
- a CDS encoding DUF4229 domain-containing protein, with product MNEQAPQAPDPQLKREARRAVIVYGLARLALFIGLTALIQLLAVAIGAPVPLLISATLALIVAMPLSMFVFKGMRLRATQAVAGWDAQRKAHKAWLREELSKR
- a CDS encoding 1,4-dihydroxy-2-naphthoate polyprenyltransferase, yielding MSSSKPHTATPADWLEGARPHTWANAFAPVLAGSGAAAYAGQFHLGRALLAAIVAWALIVGVNYANDYSDGIRGTDDDRSGPLRLTGSGIAKPEHVKFAAFGAFGLAGIAGIWLSLLSAPWLILLGILCVAGAWFYTGGKNPYGYRGFGEIAVFVFFGLVAVLGTEYTQSGAISWVGLGLAVAVGAMSSAVNLTNNLRDIPTDREAGKITLAVKLGDAATRKLYLGLMATPFVISLLLAATAPWAAAGVLALPFALAAAQPIRSQQQGKALIPVLGLSGRAMLVWSIATSVALALI